The genome window ATTCCTTCCTGTCTGATTACTGCTCCATCGTGCAGCAGCCGTGTTGATCCCCGTTCATTCTTTGAAATATCGCCTCCATCGCCTCGGTAAAAGAATAGATTTTCCCTCCGAATCCTTGGGCGAATTTCTCGGCATTCGTTTTGTGTTCAAAAGCGAGCACCTGAGGCTGACAACAGCCCATATTCAACGAAGTGTCCATGACAAACCATGCGGTTGCCGCGCTTATCGTCGTCTGCAGCAAAAAATCCGAGCATAGCGCCTGCAGAACCTCTTTCCCCAGTTGGCGGTGGCGAAGCAGACCGCAGTGCGCGCAGCAGGCTGTTTCAATCCGGTGGCTCTGGAGAATGAGGCGGTAAGCCGTCCTTTGATTAACGGTTCGATGGCAGTAAACGCAATCCTGCTGGTTGATTCCGGGCTCCGCTTGCTCCCGGGTCAGCGAAATCCCCCCGAATGTTTTCGTTACCAGCCCTTCCTCGATCAATGGCTTGATATCCCGGTGAACGGTCATTTCGGAAACGCCGAGCTTATCGCTAAGCTCCGAAATCCTCATGTTTTTTTCAGAACGGATCAGCTCAATAATCCGGTTTCTTCGTTCCATCGGCAGCATCACAACCAACTCCTTTCGATTTTATAGCTATGTTGTTCCATCACAAATTATAACGCTTTCTAACAAAAAGATTATCATAACAAACGCGGAACGCACAAATCATTTTGTTAGGATTATGTGAAATATAAAAAAAATATTGAAAAATAGA of Ferviditalea candida contains these proteins:
- a CDS encoding DeoR family transcriptional regulator, which produces MLPMERRNRIIELIRSEKNMRISELSDKLGVSEMTVHRDIKPLIEEGLVTKTFGGISLTREQAEPGINQQDCVYCHRTVNQRTAYRLILQSHRIETACCAHCGLLRHRQLGKEVLQALCSDFLLQTTISAATAWFVMDTSLNMGCCQPQVLAFEHKTNAEKFAQGFGGKIYSFTEAMEAIFQRMNGDQHGCCTMEQ